The Armatimonas rosea genome includes a window with the following:
- the msrB gene encoding peptide-methionine (R)-S-oxide reductase MsrB, translating to MKTTQLIVIATLALGGAVWAQQKPTAPAAPAPAQKEIDWKKLSDAEWRKRLTTTQFNILRRAATEYAFRNAYHDNHKPGTYQCAGCAQELFSSETKFDSGTGWPSFYQPVKKTAVVEKRDPDGERSEVVCSRCLGHLGHVFNDADGNYGIPKTPTGLRYCMNSGAMKFIPKATGSGH from the coding sequence ATGAAAACAACACAGCTGATTGTGATCGCAACCCTCGCCTTGGGCGGCGCTGTCTGGGCACAGCAGAAGCCCACGGCCCCGGCTGCCCCCGCCCCGGCGCAGAAAGAGATCGACTGGAAGAAGCTCAGCGATGCCGAGTGGCGCAAGCGGCTCACCACAACCCAGTTCAATATCCTCCGTCGTGCCGCCACCGAGTACGCCTTCCGTAACGCCTACCACGACAACCACAAGCCCGGGACCTACCAGTGCGCAGGCTGTGCCCAGGAGCTCTTCTCCAGCGAGACCAAGTTCGACTCCGGCACCGGCTGGCCCAGCTTCTACCAGCCCGTCAAGAAGACCGCCGTGGTCGAGAAGCGCGACCCCGATGGCGAGCGCTCTGAGGTGGTCTGTAGCCGCTGCCTGGGGCACCTAGGCCATGTCTTCAACGATGCCGACGGCAACTACGGCATCCCCAAGACCCCCACCGGCCTGCGCTACTGCATGAACTCCGGCGCAATGAAGTTCATCCCCAAGGCTACCGGATCCGGGCATTAA
- the dxr gene encoding 1-deoxy-D-xylulose-5-phosphate reductoisomerase, protein MARRKIVVLGSTGSIGTQTLDICERLGSERAQVVGLVARRDSALLGEQAARWGLSGERVVAVERDGSEAMTRLAVLDEADTIVVAVAGAAGLAATLAACAAGKRVCIATKEVLVAAGALVTQTAKDGGATLLPIDSEHSALFQCLAGYDLALIDKLHITASGGPFRTWEKERIQNATVEEALNHPTWRMGGKITIDSATLMNKGLEIIEACWLYGVGEEKVEVVVHPQSIIHSFVELRDGALLAQLGLPDMRLPIQIALLHPEKVDTGIPRLKPTELRDLTFEAPDHERFPAITLARQAFRTGGTAPVVLNASNEAAVGAFLEGKLRFGQVLERVEAALSSIPHSEADTLEKIVRADATARHFIAEHL, encoded by the coding sequence ATGGCAAGACGAAAGATTGTGGTGCTGGGCTCGACCGGCTCGATTGGGACACAGACCCTCGATATCTGCGAGCGGCTGGGGAGTGAGCGAGCGCAGGTCGTGGGGCTCGTGGCGCGGCGGGACTCGGCGCTGCTGGGGGAGCAGGCGGCGCGCTGGGGGCTCTCGGGCGAGCGCGTCGTGGCCGTGGAGCGCGATGGTAGCGAGGCGATGACGCGGCTAGCGGTGCTTGATGAGGCCGATACGATTGTCGTGGCGGTCGCGGGTGCCGCGGGGCTGGCGGCGACCCTGGCGGCGTGCGCGGCGGGCAAGCGGGTCTGTATCGCCACCAAGGAGGTGCTGGTCGCCGCGGGAGCGCTGGTCACGCAGACTGCAAAAGACGGCGGTGCGACCCTCCTGCCTATCGACTCCGAGCACTCCGCCCTCTTCCAGTGCCTTGCGGGCTACGACCTCGCGCTGATCGACAAGCTCCATATCACGGCATCGGGCGGGCCGTTTCGGACCTGGGAGAAGGAGCGCATCCAGAACGCGACTGTCGAGGAGGCCCTCAACCACCCGACCTGGCGCATGGGCGGCAAGATCACGATCGACTCCGCGACCCTCATGAACAAAGGCCTGGAGATTATCGAGGCGTGCTGGCTCTACGGCGTGGGCGAGGAAAAAGTCGAGGTCGTGGTCCATCCGCAGTCGATCATCCACTCGTTTGTGGAGCTCCGCGATGGGGCACTCTTGGCACAGCTGGGGCTGCCGGACATGCGCCTGCCGATTCAGATCGCCCTGCTCCACCCCGAGAAAGTGGACACGGGAATCCCGCGCCTCAAGCCCACCGAGCTCCGTGACCTGACATTTGAAGCCCCCGACCACGAGCGCTTCCCCGCCATCACCCTCGCACGGCAGGCGTTTCGCACGGGAGGCACCGCGCCGGTCGTCCTGAACGCCTCCAACGAGGCTGCAGTGGGGGCGTTTCTGGAGGGAAAGCTGCGCTTTGGGCAGGTCCTGGAGCGGGTAGAGGCGGCCCTGAGTAGCATTCCGCATAGCGAAGCGGATACACTGGAAAAAATTGTGCGTGCAGATGCCACGGCGCGGCACTTTATCGCGGAGCATCTGTAG
- a CDS encoding DUF2239 family protein, translating to MTTTTSCTAFSGMTRLATGALATVARAVKTTLDTDPTATILVFDNTTSQQVELDLRGSMEEVLARLALPSVPPATPGRPKLGVVAREVTLLPRHWEWLATQPGGASVALRKLVEEARKASAWEDARRQQHEVAYRFLSAIAGDLPGFEEATRALFADNTETFLTHTAAWPVDIREHALMLLGGLPQEPGTLD from the coding sequence ATGACAACCACAACCTCCTGCACCGCCTTTTCCGGCATGACCCGGCTCGCCACCGGTGCGCTCGCGACTGTTGCACGGGCGGTAAAAACGACGCTCGACACCGACCCGACCGCCACGATCCTGGTCTTCGACAACACGACCAGCCAGCAGGTGGAGCTGGACCTGCGCGGAAGCATGGAGGAGGTCCTTGCACGACTGGCTTTGCCCTCTGTGCCGCCTGCCACGCCGGGACGGCCTAAGCTCGGCGTGGTTGCACGGGAGGTGACGCTCCTGCCCCGGCACTGGGAGTGGCTCGCCACCCAACCCGGAGGGGCCTCGGTCGCGCTCCGCAAGCTCGTCGAGGAGGCACGCAAGGCCAGTGCCTGGGAAGATGCGCGACGCCAGCAGCACGAGGTGGCCTACCGCTTTCTCTCGGCGATTGCGGGGGACCTGCCCGGCTTCGAGGAGGCAACGCGTGCGCTCTTTGCCGACAACACCGAGACTTTCCTCACCCATACCGCCGCCTGGCCCGTCGATATCCGCGAGCACGCCCTCATGCTCCTGGGAGGCCTGCCGCAAGAACCGGGTACACTCGACTGA
- a CDS encoding molybdopterin-dependent oxidoreductase — MNPNQPPPSSPPTQELTPAELKRLSRRSFLWAGAGVAGSLSLLSLFNHKAKDDGTGIKQVFRSAHLTNEALAQSLLSGRLAPEFPASLAVEPRNNYHGATPEIDQAAWRLQHGELSLSLDDLKTLPEVSLTTELKCVEGWSAIVTWTGCRFADFAKKYPPLPGSKYVALRSEPAGFEDEWYYVGLDIESALHPQTLLAWSMNGQPLTAEHGAPLRLAIPIKYGIKNIKLITHLSYETERPRDYWADSGYDFYAGL; from the coding sequence ATGAACCCGAACCAACCACCACCGAGCAGCCCACCGACACAAGAGCTGACACCAGCGGAGCTTAAGCGCCTCTCACGCCGCTCGTTTCTCTGGGCGGGTGCGGGGGTAGCAGGGAGCCTGAGCCTGCTGTCGCTCTTCAACCACAAGGCCAAGGACGATGGCACGGGGATCAAGCAGGTCTTCCGGTCGGCGCACCTGACCAATGAAGCGCTGGCGCAGAGCCTGCTCTCGGGACGCCTCGCCCCGGAGTTTCCCGCCTCGCTTGCGGTCGAGCCGCGCAACAACTACCACGGTGCGACCCCCGAGATCGACCAGGCGGCCTGGCGGCTCCAGCACGGGGAGCTCTCGCTCTCGCTGGACGACCTCAAGACCCTCCCCGAGGTCTCGCTGACCACGGAGCTCAAGTGTGTGGAGGGCTGGAGCGCGATTGTCACCTGGACCGGCTGCCGCTTTGCGGACTTTGCCAAGAAGTACCCGCCGCTGCCGGGGAGCAAGTATGTCGCCCTGCGCTCCGAGCCCGCGGGCTTTGAAGACGAGTGGTACTACGTGGGTCTAGATATCGAGAGTGCGCTCCACCCCCAGACCCTCTTGGCGTGGTCGATGAACGGCCAGCCCCTCACGGCGGAGCACGGCGCACCGCTACGCCTCGCCATTCCGATCAAGTACGGCATCAAGAACATCAAGCTCATCACCCACCTGAGCTACGAGACCGAGCGGCCCCGTGACTACTGGGCCGATAGTGGGTACGATTTTTACGCAGGACTCTAA
- a CDS encoding protein adenylyltransferase SelO: MNPWQFDNTYTRLPAVFFERATPAPASAPQLVLFNQRLAEALGLADLDGDLAALFAGQALPEGAEPIAQAYAGHQFGGFNMLGDGRAILLGEHLTPSGTRFDIQLKGSGRTPYSRRGDGLAALGPMLREYIISEAMHALGIPTTRSLAVVTTGERIYRETLRPGAILTRVAASHLRVGTFQYAAARRDDTNLRLLADYTIARHYPELTEAEDKYAAFLRAVLARQAALIAQWQCVGFIHGVMNTDNMALSGETIDYGPCAFLDTYHPGTVFSSIDTEGRYAFGNQPGMAHWNLTRFAETLLPLLAPTEEDAVGIAVEALNTFPDLYEDAWLTRMRHKLGLHSAEESDSELIADLVSWMEASEADFTNTFRTLDDPTSKDATFAAWHARWQARLQHEGTSDADALALMRATNPAVIPRNHLVEEALSAAENDNNLEPLHALLEVLAQPYDYSSAPSKYHEPAPASACGYKTFCGT, encoded by the coding sequence ATGAACCCCTGGCAGTTTGATAACACCTACACCCGCCTCCCGGCGGTCTTCTTTGAGAGAGCCACGCCCGCCCCGGCAAGTGCCCCCCAGCTCGTGCTCTTCAACCAGCGCCTCGCCGAGGCGCTGGGGCTTGCCGACCTCGACGGTGACCTTGCGGCGCTCTTTGCCGGCCAAGCACTCCCCGAGGGCGCGGAGCCGATCGCGCAGGCCTACGCGGGGCACCAGTTCGGCGGCTTCAACATGCTCGGCGACGGGCGAGCAATCCTGCTTGGGGAGCATCTCACGCCGAGCGGCACGCGCTTTGATATCCAGCTCAAGGGCTCGGGGCGCACGCCCTACTCCCGACGCGGCGATGGCCTCGCAGCGCTCGGCCCGATGCTCCGCGAGTACATTATCTCCGAGGCGATGCACGCCCTCGGCATCCCCACCACCCGCAGCCTCGCGGTGGTGACGACCGGGGAGAGGATCTACCGCGAGACGCTCCGGCCCGGCGCGATCCTCACGCGTGTCGCCGCCAGCCATCTCCGGGTCGGGACGTTCCAGTACGCCGCCGCACGCCGCGACGACACCAACCTGCGCCTGCTCGCCGACTACACGATCGCGCGCCACTACCCCGAACTAACGGAGGCAGAGGACAAGTACGCTGCGTTTCTCCGCGCCGTGCTCGCCCGCCAAGCGGCGCTGATCGCCCAGTGGCAGTGCGTGGGCTTTATCCACGGGGTGATGAACACGGATAACATGGCGCTCTCGGGGGAGACGATCGACTACGGCCCGTGCGCGTTTCTGGACACCTACCACCCCGGCACGGTCTTTAGCTCCATCGACACCGAGGGGCGCTACGCCTTTGGCAACCAGCCGGGGATGGCCCACTGGAACCTCACCCGCTTCGCGGAGACGCTTCTCCCCCTACTCGCGCCAACCGAAGAGGACGCGGTCGGTATCGCCGTCGAGGCGCTCAACACCTTCCCCGACCTCTACGAAGACGCCTGGCTCACCCGCATGCGCCACAAGCTTGGGCTCCACAGCGCAGAGGAGAGCGACTCCGAGCTGATCGCGGACCTGGTCTCCTGGATGGAGGCGAGCGAGGCGGACTTTACCAATACCTTCCGCACGCTCGATGATCCCACGAGCAAAGACGCCACCTTCGCCGCTTGGCACGCCCGCTGGCAAGCCCGACTCCAGCACGAAGGCACCTCCGACGCCGACGCTCTCGCTCTGATGCGCGCCACCAACCCTGCGGTCATCCCCCGGAACCACCTGGTCGAAGAGGCACTCTCCGCCGCCGAGAACGACAACAACCTAGAGCCCTTGCACGCTTTGCTGGAAGTCTTGGCTCAGCCCTACGACTACAGCTCTGCCCCGTCGAAGTACCACGAGCCCGCTCCGGCCAGCGCGTGTGGGTACAAGACGTTTTGTGGGACGTAG
- a CDS encoding RNA polymerase sigma factor produces MQESFNRFYQRHLGLVRAMALARTGDGALADDLTQETMLSAWRHFAALQTRDDSGQRAWLLTALRHRAIESWRQRKPLEPLVETVAAAPDDPTLRVDIARALTRLSDTDRELIVLRYFEQCDATEIGAILSLPPGTVRRRLHEARVRLEAALESWSTR; encoded by the coding sequence ATGCAAGAGAGCTTCAACCGGTTTTACCAGCGCCACCTCGGGCTTGTCCGAGCCATGGCCCTGGCACGAACTGGCGATGGCGCTCTCGCAGACGACCTGACCCAAGAGACCATGCTCTCTGCCTGGAGACACTTTGCAGCGCTTCAAACCCGCGACGACTCCGGACAGCGAGCCTGGCTCTTGACGGCGCTACGACACCGAGCCATCGAGAGCTGGCGCCAGAGAAAGCCTCTAGAGCCTCTCGTGGAGACCGTCGCGGCGGCACCCGACGATCCCACGCTCCGGGTAGATATCGCCCGTGCCTTAACCCGCCTCAGCGATACTGACCGGGAGCTCATCGTCCTGCGCTACTTCGAGCAGTGCGACGCCACAGAGATCGGGGCGATCCTGAGCCTGCCACCGGGAACGGTGCGGCGACGGCTCCACGAGGCTCGTGTCCGCCTTGAAGCCGCGCTGGAGAGCTGGAGTACAAGATGA
- a CDS encoding M50 family metallopeptidase, whose protein sequence is MLTWAILFGILIFIHELGHFLAAKAFKFKVYEFAFGLPFGKKWRYWYDGETEYTIRAVLLGGFVGFAEAEADDETRDRQMADFHAKPIYQRLIVILAGPIASFLLGWLAFVALVGLRGVEVPGPQLATVVSGSPAEQAGMKTGDKILKVGGAPVESLSAMIEKVNASKGEPLPVEVERDQKTVTLSITPKSVDEGKVKVYRIGVGLQAPLRAARPDEVLTEANRLTSRFFEELRKLVSKPRDLKKNIGGPIAIAGAVSEVTKLDWSERVGALLGMMGQLSLSLYAANLFIPIPVFDGGQVVLLLVEAVRRRQLSKDQQMWVALVGWAMVLLLFISTTFNDILHLLGKG, encoded by the coding sequence TTGCTGACGTGGGCCATTCTCTTTGGAATCCTGATCTTTATCCACGAGCTGGGGCACTTCCTGGCCGCAAAAGCCTTCAAGTTCAAGGTCTACGAGTTTGCCTTTGGCCTGCCGTTTGGGAAAAAATGGCGGTACTGGTACGACGGTGAGACGGAGTACACGATCCGGGCGGTCTTGCTGGGAGGTTTTGTGGGCTTTGCCGAGGCGGAGGCCGACGACGAGACCCGGGACCGCCAGATGGCGGACTTCCACGCCAAGCCTATCTACCAGCGGCTGATCGTGATCCTCGCGGGGCCTATCGCCTCGTTCCTCTTGGGCTGGCTGGCCTTTGTGGCACTGGTCGGGCTGCGCGGAGTCGAGGTGCCAGGGCCACAGCTGGCGACCGTGGTCTCCGGGAGCCCCGCCGAGCAGGCAGGGATGAAGACCGGCGACAAGATCCTCAAGGTGGGCGGAGCACCGGTCGAGTCACTGAGCGCGATGATCGAGAAGGTCAATGCGTCCAAGGGCGAGCCCCTGCCGGTCGAGGTGGAGCGGGACCAGAAAACCGTCACCCTGAGCATCACTCCCAAGTCCGTGGACGAAGGCAAGGTCAAGGTCTACCGGATCGGGGTAGGGCTCCAGGCACCGCTGCGGGCGGCGCGCCCCGACGAAGTCCTGACCGAGGCGAACCGGCTGACGTCGCGCTTCTTTGAGGAGCTGCGCAAGCTGGTCTCCAAGCCACGGGACCTCAAGAAGAATATCGGGGGACCTATCGCCATCGCCGGCGCGGTCTCCGAGGTGACCAAGCTGGACTGGTCGGAGCGGGTGGGGGCGCTGCTGGGGATGATGGGGCAGCTCTCGCTCTCGCTCTACGCCGCGAACCTCTTTATCCCGATTCCGGTCTTCGACGGTGGCCAGGTGGTCTTGCTCCTGGTCGAGGCGGTTCGGCGGCGGCAGCTGAGCAAGGACCAGCAGATGTGGGTGGCGCTAGTGGGCTGGGCGATGGTGCTCCTGCTCTTTATCAGCACGACCTTCAACGATATTTTGCACCTGCTCGGCAAGGGCTAG
- a CDS encoding cytochrome b/b6 domain-containing protein yields MPRIVKKHPLALRWFHWINFPVLAVMIWSGTLILWANDTYATQLWQSGYRVLHAGKDDENPPKWLRVPDSIVVKPDFRVVYNGDTLPEDYPEPEKRTELAIYKRLAEGMAWHFLLAWFFALNGLAYVIFLLASGQWRHLVPKKNSFVEAIKVALKDLAFWKKLEPAPEGEKYNHAQRIAYSSVSVLGALMLVTGLAISKPAQLAWLSAPFGGYQGARLVHFLVTCLFVAFFFVHVSQVVRAGWNNFRAMVTGWEQLPDTEETIVPETALIEEEEEIVDEPEPTTTEQPTDTRADTSGA; encoded by the coding sequence ATGCCACGTATCGTCAAGAAACACCCCCTCGCTCTGCGCTGGTTCCACTGGATCAACTTTCCGGTTCTGGCCGTGATGATCTGGTCGGGGACTCTGATCCTCTGGGCCAACGATACCTACGCGACCCAGCTCTGGCAGAGCGGCTACCGGGTGCTGCACGCGGGCAAGGACGATGAAAACCCGCCCAAGTGGCTCCGCGTGCCGGATAGTATTGTCGTGAAGCCCGATTTTCGGGTGGTCTACAACGGCGACACGCTCCCCGAAGACTACCCCGAGCCGGAGAAACGCACCGAGCTCGCTATCTACAAGCGCCTCGCGGAGGGAATGGCCTGGCACTTTTTGCTCGCCTGGTTCTTTGCGCTCAATGGCCTCGCCTACGTGATCTTTCTGCTGGCGAGCGGTCAGTGGCGGCACCTTGTCCCTAAGAAGAACTCCTTCGTTGAGGCGATAAAAGTCGCGCTCAAGGACCTCGCGTTCTGGAAGAAGCTGGAGCCCGCTCCCGAGGGCGAGAAGTACAACCATGCCCAGAGAATCGCCTACTCCAGTGTCTCGGTGCTGGGGGCGCTGATGCTGGTGACGGGCCTGGCGATCTCCAAGCCCGCACAGCTGGCCTGGCTCTCGGCACCCTTTGGCGGCTACCAGGGGGCGCGCTTGGTCCACTTTCTCGTGACCTGTCTCTTTGTGGCGTTTTTCTTTGTCCATGTGAGCCAGGTGGTGCGTGCGGGCTGGAACAACTTCCGCGCCATGGTCACTGGCTGGGAGCAGCTGCCCGATACGGAGGAAACCATTGTCCCCGAAACAGCGTTAATAGAAGAGGAAGAAGAAATTGTCGATGAACCCGAACCAACCACCACCGAGCAGCCCACCGACACAAGAGCTGACACCAGCGGAGCTTAA
- a CDS encoding J domain-containing protein, whose product MPEQTHYHVLGIPETASLEEIKKQYRSLARKFHPDVNPGPQAAQQFTRIAEAYRVLSDTESRRTYDAERALQQRQANYKSAGPVNHPAGPRPAASTPPKPPPTTASQESERLVQQAQIAFTRNRMAEARSLAEQSLRYNRKNAAGWEILGDVCRNQERYDDALRHYTMASQLDPRSATVQQKIERIARTPSASGRSTAGGYTPSTPIRHASPRPSARSGPTVTSQLPEEKRSLAVVLAGFFGFFGTFLLLLLSALFLDKSSASTQQLPIVFSWSWPFIACMSAAGALMGATMTITGMIRRIEDDLILTGSTGPRSAPFGLLVIAIGALFFWAAALVHIAVAVVQEALTPSLLKLYGTVAVLTGLFAMVWTAPYGPQHTMLLGGNVIFVSFVVGWLLGDFFRPD is encoded by the coding sequence ATGCCGGAGCAAACGCACTACCACGTTCTTGGAATCCCTGAGACAGCTTCCCTGGAAGAGATCAAGAAGCAGTACCGGTCTCTTGCTCGTAAGTTCCACCCCGATGTCAACCCGGGGCCGCAGGCAGCGCAGCAGTTCACCCGTATCGCGGAGGCCTACCGTGTCCTGAGCGACACCGAGTCCCGGCGCACCTACGATGCCGAGCGTGCTCTGCAGCAGCGCCAGGCCAACTACAAATCCGCCGGGCCGGTCAACCATCCGGCGGGGCCGCGCCCTGCGGCAAGCACCCCACCGAAGCCGCCTCCGACCACCGCCTCCCAGGAGTCTGAGCGCCTTGTCCAGCAGGCGCAGATCGCCTTTACCCGCAACCGGATGGCCGAGGCGCGGAGCCTCGCGGAGCAGTCGCTGCGCTACAACCGTAAGAACGCGGCGGGCTGGGAGATTCTGGGCGATGTCTGCCGCAACCAGGAGCGCTACGACGATGCCCTGCGGCACTACACGATGGCGAGCCAGCTCGATCCCCGGAGCGCGACAGTCCAGCAAAAGATTGAGCGGATCGCCCGGACACCGTCGGCGAGCGGGCGCAGCACCGCCGGCGGCTACACTCCTAGCACGCCCATCCGCCACGCAAGCCCCCGCCCCAGTGCACGCTCCGGCCCCACGGTGACGTCGCAGCTCCCCGAGGAGAAGCGCTCGCTGGCCGTTGTCTTAGCGGGATTCTTTGGGTTCTTCGGGACGTTCCTCCTGCTGCTGCTCTCCGCGCTCTTTCTGGATAAGTCGTCGGCCTCCACCCAGCAGCTTCCGATTGTCTTCTCCTGGAGCTGGCCGTTTATCGCGTGCATGTCCGCCGCGGGAGCGCTGATGGGCGCGACCATGACCATCACGGGGATGATCCGGCGCATCGAGGACGATCTGATCCTCACGGGCTCGACCGGACCGCGCTCCGCCCCCTTTGGCCTCCTGGTGATCGCGATCGGTGCTCTGTTCTTCTGGGCCGCAGCTCTCGTCCACATCGCAGTGGCCGTTGTCCAAGAGGCGCTGACTCCCTCGCTCCTCAAGCTCTACGGCACGGTCGCCGTGCTCACGGGCCTCTTTGCCATGGTCTGGACCGCTCCCTATGGCCCACAGCACACGATGCTCCTGGGCGGCAACGTGATCTTTGTCAGCTTCGTGGTCGGCTGGCTCCTGGGCGACTTCTTCCGGCCGGATTGA
- a CDS encoding Gfo/Idh/MocA family protein encodes MSKLRFAIVGCGVIHTSHVEAIRALGDDAELVAVCDEVGDRAKEVGEKLGVRSFNDLTAMLDWGQFEVLNVCTPSGLHGSCGVLGAKAGKHIVSEKPIDVTLAAADALIAACKENNVKLEVISQHRFSSGMRLLKGWLDEGKLGKLVYGESVTKWYRTQAYYDSGGWRGTWELDGGGALMNQGVHYVDQLRWIMGPVKSVAATMGTIAHERIEVEDIVSATIEFQNGAVGTLLASTAMFPGYKQSLEIYGTHGTVQIDNSRVRHAQFASGDEEQSMFGVKAAEPIVKDGVFTATGEKADVAQSQGAGDPRAISNSGHVAHLQDLIHCIRTDSETFMNGQEARNALELIVGIYQSAKTGKRVEFPL; translated from the coding sequence ATGTCAAAGCTAAGATTTGCAATTGTTGGCTGCGGCGTCATCCATACCTCCCATGTTGAGGCCATTCGTGCTTTGGGGGACGACGCGGAGCTGGTGGCGGTTTGCGACGAAGTAGGGGATCGCGCCAAGGAAGTCGGGGAGAAGCTAGGGGTACGCTCTTTTAATGACCTCACGGCCATGCTGGACTGGGGCCAGTTCGAGGTTCTGAATGTCTGTACCCCCTCGGGCCTCCACGGTTCCTGTGGCGTTCTGGGGGCAAAGGCGGGCAAGCATATCGTCTCGGAGAAGCCTATCGATGTGACCCTGGCCGCCGCCGATGCCCTGATCGCGGCCTGTAAAGAGAACAATGTCAAGCTGGAGGTGATCTCCCAGCACCGGTTCTCGTCGGGGATGCGCCTGCTCAAGGGCTGGCTCGATGAGGGCAAGCTGGGCAAGCTGGTCTACGGTGAGTCCGTCACCAAGTGGTACCGCACCCAGGCCTACTACGACTCGGGCGGCTGGCGTGGCACCTGGGAGCTCGATGGCGGCGGTGCGCTGATGAACCAGGGTGTCCACTATGTCGATCAGCTCCGCTGGATCATGGGGCCGGTGAAGTCCGTGGCCGCGACCATGGGGACGATCGCCCACGAGCGGATTGAGGTGGAGGATATCGTCTCGGCGACCATTGAGTTCCAGAACGGCGCAGTCGGCACCCTGCTGGCGTCCACCGCGATGTTCCCTGGCTACAAGCAGTCGCTGGAGATCTACGGCACCCACGGCACGGTTCAGATCGACAACTCCCGTGTGCGCCACGCCCAGTTTGCCAGCGGCGACGAAGAGCAGAGCATGTTTGGGGTTAAGGCCGCCGAGCCGATTGTCAAGGATGGTGTCTTCACCGCGACGGGCGAGAAGGCCGATGTCGCGCAGTCCCAGGGGGCTGGCGATCCCCGCGCCATCTCCAACAGCGGTCATGTCGCCCATCTCCAAGACCTGATCCACTGCATCCGTACCGATAGCGAGACCTTCATGAACGGCCAAGAGGCACGCAACGCCTTGGAGCTGATCGTGGGAATCTACCAGTCCGCCAAGACCGGTAAGCGAGTCGAGTTCCCGCTGTAG
- a CDS encoding glycine C-acetyltransferase, producing MNNTLQDFLKGQLDTLHAEHLYKPLTTVTSAVGARVKIAGNDRELINLSSNNYLGLAGDPRLRQAASEAALAIGAGGGAVRPIIGNLQLHDDLEKLIASFKHVEDVLVFQSGFTANAGTIPTITDADDAIITDSLNHASIIDGCRLSKAKRAIYQHCDMDSLEEALKAAMGAKKRLVITDGVFSMDGDVAPLDQICALAERYDAAVMVDDAHGSGVMGANGRGTAYHFGVHQKIDIQLGTLSKAVGVVGGYIAGSSALIDFLKQRARPFLFSTGCPPAVAAACIKGIELMRDEPELSARLWANTKYWQEGLQKLGFDTGVTQTPITPVMIGDEAKTQEAQRLLRDEGILALAIVFPTVGRGKARLRTMPTAAHTQADFDEALAAFERVGKKLGLI from the coding sequence ATGAACAACACTCTCCAGGACTTTCTCAAAGGTCAGCTCGACACGCTGCATGCGGAGCACCTCTACAAGCCTCTCACCACGGTCACGAGCGCGGTGGGGGCGCGCGTTAAGATCGCGGGCAACGACCGAGAGCTGATCAATCTCTCGTCGAACAACTACCTCGGGCTGGCGGGCGACCCGCGGCTGCGCCAAGCGGCATCGGAGGCCGCGCTGGCCATTGGCGCGGGCGGCGGTGCGGTGCGGCCCATCATCGGGAACCTCCAGCTTCACGACGACCTGGAAAAACTGATTGCGAGCTTTAAGCATGTCGAGGATGTCCTGGTGTTTCAGAGTGGCTTCACCGCCAACGCCGGAACCATCCCGACAATCACCGATGCCGACGATGCGATTATCACCGATAGCCTGAATCATGCGAGCATTATCGACGGCTGCCGGCTCTCCAAGGCCAAGCGCGCGATCTACCAGCACTGCGACATGGACTCGCTCGAAGAGGCACTCAAGGCGGCGATGGGGGCCAAGAAGCGCCTGGTGATCACCGATGGGGTGTTCTCCATGGACGGCGATGTCGCGCCGCTGGACCAGATCTGTGCCCTGGCGGAGCGCTACGATGCGGCGGTGATGGTCGACGATGCACACGGCTCGGGGGTGATGGGGGCCAATGGGCGTGGGACTGCCTATCACTTTGGTGTCCACCAGAAGATCGACATCCAGCTCGGAACCCTCTCCAAGGCCGTGGGCGTGGTTGGCGGCTATATCGCGGGCTCATCGGCGCTGATTGATTTTCTCAAGCAGCGTGCCCGTCCGTTTCTCTTCTCCACCGGCTGCCCGCCCGCCGTGGCCGCAGCCTGTATCAAGGGAATTGAGCTGATGCGCGACGAGCCCGAGCTCTCGGCGCGGCTCTGGGCCAACACGAAGTACTGGCAAGAGGGGCTCCAGAAGCTCGGCTTCGATACCGGAGTCACCCAGACCCCGATCACGCCGGTGATGATCGGCGACGAGGCCAAGACCCAGGAGGCACAGCGCCTGCTCCGCGATGAAGGCATCCTGGCGCTGGCGATTGTCTTCCCGACAGTCGGGCGGGGCAAGGCACGCCTGCGCACCATGCCCACCGCTGCCCACACCCAAGCCGACTTCGACGAAGCCCTGGCCGCCTTTGAGCGTGTCGGAAAGAAGCTCGGACTGATCTAG